TCATCCGCCCAAAGCATTTGGTGATGTGACTGTGAGTGGCTTTACCGATTTCGGTCGTGACGAAATTATCGACGCCGACGGCAAGCGCATTCCGCCACAAGATTTCTACTTCTTGGAATTGAGTAATGGTTACAGCTTTGCTGTGCGTGGTTCTGGCACAGAGCCTAAGATTAAGTTCTATGTCTTTGGTCGTTCTGATGTGATGGAGCCTGAAGAATTACCGCAGGTTAAAGCCGCCGCTAGCGAAGTCATGCAAGCTATGCTTGCCGCTATCGATGCGGACGCTCGTGAGCGCGCTGAAGCCTAGGCGCACGCGATCCGTTTGAGACTTTTGTAATCGTCGCACGTGGTGCCTCGGCAGGCTTGATTCTTTCTGCCGACGGCATCGTTGTGCGTCGCTATTTGCTGGAGTGGGGCGTTCGCTCGAGTTCTTGCTCGAGTCGCTTGATCAACGCTATCAGATCTTCCTTGGGGGCCGCTTGTTTGGACTGCTCGGAAATTTTTTCGACTAGTTGACTAATCCTTTCACAAGCCTGCACCCGACATAGGCCTAAGAGTTTGTGAATGATCTCTTCTTGCTCAGTCTTTTTGTTTAGAGCATAGGCGGTCCTAAGCTTATCAAGTTCTTCTTTAAAGGATTGATTGTATTCAGCTTGTAATTCTTGCAAGCTCATCGGGCCGTTCTTCGAGAGATACGCGAGTAAATCGCTTCCAGTATTGTTGCGACTTTTACGATGGTGGCATTTTAGTAATTTCTTAAGCTTTTCGGGATCGAGTGGTTTTTCGATGAAATGATTGAAGCCCGCAGCGATGCATTTTTCTTCGATATCGACACTGTTGTAAGCGCTGAGTGCGATGAACTTTGGATTGTTCTCACCTTGGTGCTTTTTGAAGTAGGCTTCGACGACTTCGATGCCGCTCATTTGCGGCATGTTGATGTCTAAAATCACAATTTCGTAGCTGAAGCTGTTGAGCTTGATCAGCGCGTTACGACCATTCTCTGCGACGTCGATCTCCGCTCCCATACTGTTCAACACGGCGGCACTGATATAGCGATTGAAGCCCATGTCGTCGGCTATCAATACACGTTTACCTTTTAGAATTTCTGAGAGTTTGGATTCCTGATTGGATTTGATTTTGCGTCGGAATAGCTCCAGCTCGAATTCTAGGTTCAGCACAAAACGAGCGCCCCCTTGATACTCTGTGTCGAGCTTGAGGCTGCCTCCCATGAGTCGAGCCATTTCGGCGGAGATGGTGAGCCCTAGTCCAGTGCCCGGGATATGGCTCATCTCACTTTCCGGTAGACGTGTGAATTCTTCAAAAATTAAATTTTCATGTTCTTTGGGCACTCCAGGGCCAGAGTCGATGACTTCGAAGCAGGCTTGTACGGATTCTTCTTTCGTTTCATAGCTTAGGATTAGCCGGACTGATCCCTGCTTTGCATACTTGATCCCATTGGAAACTAGATTGATGAGGATCTGACGCAGCAGAACTGGATCGCCCTTCCAGTTGTGTTTTATTTCGGGCTTTTCAAGTTCAAGTACGATGCCTTTCTCTTGTGCCATCGCAGATTGGATTTGGATGACTTCTTGCAGGAGTTCGCATGGGGCAAAGCTTTCGACGCGCGTTCTCAATTTGCCAGCTTCCAGACTGGAGTAATCGAGAGTTTGACTGAGCAGTTGGTTTAAATGCTGGCTGCAGCTATATAGGTGGGTGATTTCTTCGGACTCCATGCCCTGCTCTTTTTCTTGCAGCCTGAGGAGTTGCGAAATGCCGATGATTCCGTTGAGAGGATTCCGAATCTCGTGGCTCATGCTTGCGAGGAAGTTTTGTTTCGCTTTATTGGCCTGTTGTAATTTTAGCTTTTGTGCTTCGAGCTCGCGGGTTCGTTGTTGAATGATCGCTGTGAGACGTTCATTTCGTATGCGAAGACTTTTGTTTTTTAAGTAGTTAAGTCCAAAGAGGATCGATAGGCCAAATGCTATGTAAGAAACATAGGCATAGGGGGTTTGATACCAAGGGGACGCGATGTTTAGTTTAAGCGTCGCTATTGTTCCCTTGCGGCCAAATTCGTCAATCGCTCTGACTTCGAATGTATACGAGCCGCTGGATAGATTTGTAAATTTACGGTGTGTGTATGTATGTGGCTCTGACCAGGATTCATTAAAGCCTTCGAGTCGTGTTTGATATTGGATGACTCTGAGTGGGGTGGGTGTAGCTGCGTATTCGATAAGAAGAGATTTCTGGGGGAATCCTAAGTCTACATTCAGGGGAGCGGGGCCTGCTCCATCATAGTAGAGTTGTTGCGTGTCCAGTTCGCTGATACGGGTGATGTGGGTTGTGGGAGTCACATAGGAGGGCATCTGCGAGAGATTGTAACGTAGGATCTTTTTGCTGCCGCCTACCCACAATATCTCATTCGAGTTTTGATCGATTTCTTGAAATAGAGCTCTGACTTTACCTGCCAGATCGAGCGAGGGTAAGTGGTATGGGCTCCAGCTATATTGCCCCTCGTGCCAGATGAGTTTTCCTACTGGGTTATTCGAGTCGCTTCCATTGGGGAGGTAAATGATCCAGCCTGTTTGCTCGGGAACCGCGGAGTAGGCTAATCCGTAAGCATCATTGCCCAAATCGTCGCCTAAGATCGGATTGTAATCAAACATTTCCGTGTTATTATCATAGGTATAGAGGCCCTGATTGCTTATAATTATGATATGTTCTCCCTGCTGTAGAATATGCGACCAAGTGAATTTTTCAGGTAGTCCGACTTCCTCGCCGAGTGGATGTATGGGGTTTACTTGTTCCCAATCCGTTAACAGCACAGGAGCATTTTCGCTGGAAATGAGTAGTTTCGAGTTCGGCAGCTGAGCTAGCGAGAGTGCGCCTGAGTTAAATTCTTTCAGGGAATCGATGTAATGCCAGCCGGTCTCATCTTTCTGCCAACGACTGACTTTGGGAGGATCTGCTGTATATAGGATGTTTGAGTCGGTATAGCTGGGGTATATGGAGCCAATTTGTCGGGGTGTTTGGATTCGTTGTGGAGTTTCTGAATGGCGTATTGAATTGAAGCCATTAATGTCTCCGTAGATTAAGTCGCTGCCAACGTTTTGTATCGTCCAGATACTAGTGCCGCGGTCGATCACTTGAGGACTGCTTGTTTGACTGGGTGTATTGAGCAGCTT
The nucleotide sequence above comes from Coraliomargarita algicola. Encoded proteins:
- a CDS encoding hybrid sensor histidine kinase/response regulator, translated to MLSLVLVLLAHIPCAQAYNRETGDHLFSVYTTDDHKAGEISSSIIEDAQGHLFVGNENGLLKFDGVNWSLMPETGHSSYVMSTVIDSANNIWVAALKSVGYYTVTPAGEYQFNDMTSQLTSAFKGKDLGTFWKLYARDDSIYLITSEYVLKWNQDEKRSWKFEDERRILPSWIKDGLYIHARGSGLFHLAGEDFEQIAEDTEAVASGIIAVLGHTKNGLLCATVGNGFFYLKDGKYQRAFPTHPTLADYQILHAFTCPNNSIILSTSHNGVIVINARGETTRQIPSKKPIYYSMTDRYGTIWSAGIGSIFKLPRLPLSYFSDSAYEISRYNGQLYYTNGNSLKKLLNTPSQTSSPQVIDRGTSIWTIQNVGSDLIYGDINGFNSIRHSETPQRIQTPRQIGSIYPSYTDSNILYTADPPKVSRWQKDETGWHYIDSLKEFNSGALSLAQLPNSKLLISSENAPVLLTDWEQVNPIHPLGEEVGLPEKFTWSHILQQGEHIIIISNQGLYTYDNNTEMFDYNPILGDDLGNDAYGLAYSAVPEQTGWIIYLPNGSDSNNPVGKLIWHEGQYSWSPYHLPSLDLAGKVRALFQEIDQNSNEILWVGGSKKILRYNLSQMPSYVTPTTHITRISELDTQQLYYDGAGPAPLNVDLGFPQKSLLIEYAATPTPLRVIQYQTRLEGFNESWSEPHTYTHRKFTNLSSGSYTFEVRAIDEFGRKGTIATLKLNIASPWYQTPYAYVSYIAFGLSILFGLNYLKNKSLRIRNERLTAIIQQRTRELEAQKLKLQQANKAKQNFLASMSHEIRNPLNGIIGISQLLRLQEKEQGMESEEITHLYSCSQHLNQLLSQTLDYSSLEAGKLRTRVESFAPCELLQEVIQIQSAMAQEKGIVLELEKPEIKHNWKGDPVLLRQILINLVSNGIKYAKQGSVRLILSYETKEESVQACFEVIDSGPGVPKEHENLIFEEFTRLPESEMSHIPGTGLGLTISAEMARLMGGSLKLDTEYQGGARFVLNLEFELELFRRKIKSNQESKLSEILKGKRVLIADDMGFNRYISAAVLNSMGAEIDVAENGRNALIKLNSFSYEIVILDINMPQMSGIEVVEAYFKKHQGENNPKFIALSAYNSVDIEEKCIAAGFNHFIEKPLDPEKLKKLLKCHHRKSRNNTGSDLLAYLSKNGPMSLQELQAEYNQSFKEELDKLRTAYALNKKTEQEEIIHKLLGLCRVQACERISQLVEKISEQSKQAAPKEDLIALIKRLEQELERTPHSSK